In a genomic window of Allomeiothermus silvanus DSM 9946:
- the sixA gene encoding phosphohistidine phosphatase SixA, translating to MQLYLIRHAIAEDTAPEGRKDDARPLSEEGVRRFRQVVKGLDRLEVRFSKLYHSPKLRAVQTADLLMKLVDGESEVMPALAEPPQEILLAALAGFGKEDRVGMVGHEPWLSELCAWLVLGDRQKATAFILKKGGIARLEGEPEPGKMQLLALLPPSVLRAI from the coding sequence ATGCAGCTTTACCTCATTCGCCACGCCATCGCCGAAGATACTGCTCCGGAGGGCCGCAAAGACGATGCTCGACCCCTGAGCGAAGAGGGTGTGCGCCGCTTCCGTCAGGTGGTGAAAGGGCTAGACCGGCTCGAGGTGCGTTTCTCCAAGCTCTACCATAGCCCCAAGCTGCGGGCCGTGCAGACCGCTGATCTGCTGATGAAGCTGGTGGATGGGGAGAGCGAGGTCATGCCTGCTTTGGCCGAGCCCCCCCAAGAAATCTTGCTCGCGGCTTTGGCAGGCTTCGGTAAGGAAGACCGGGTGGGTATGGTCGGCCATGAGCCCTGGCTCAGCGAACTGTGCGCCTGGCTGGTGCTGGGGGATCGCCAGAAAGCTACCGCCTTTATCTTGAAAAAGGGGGGGATAGCCCGGCTGGAAGGCGAGCCAGAGCCCGGCAAGATGCAGCTATTGGCCTTGCTTCCGCCCAGCGTGCTGCGGGCGATTTGA
- a CDS encoding CHAD domain-containing protein → MITPTRWLLHLENHLPVARKGDDPEGVHQVRVAGRRLRVWLELGGYQVLHDDLRWLVRGAGKVRDLEVMLHSPLPKSLAAWLAEKLQAAREELTPMLDSPRLMGLTRALHNLPPLPISEAEKRLERFERRVQKREATWNATRSFEDLHALRRALRRLRYAREYLEQDVEDLKALQEALGQLNDAEVALRHLEEFEAAGGRAAPSYRKLLETQREKGLAAARELLVKG, encoded by the coding sequence ATGATTACGCCCACCCGCTGGCTTCTTCACCTGGAAAACCACCTCCCCGTGGCCCGAAAAGGGGATGATCCCGAAGGGGTGCACCAGGTGCGCGTAGCTGGGCGGCGCCTGCGGGTCTGGCTCGAGCTGGGGGGGTACCAAGTGTTGCACGATGACCTACGCTGGTTGGTGCGGGGAGCCGGGAAGGTGCGCGACTTGGAAGTGATGCTGCACAGTCCGTTGCCTAAGTCTTTGGCCGCCTGGCTAGCCGAAAAACTCCAGGCGGCCCGTGAAGAACTCACCCCCATGCTCGATTCTCCGCGTTTGATGGGGCTCACTCGAGCCCTGCATAACCTCCCCCCGCTCCCCATCTCCGAGGCGGAAAAAAGGCTGGAGCGCTTCGAACGGCGGGTGCAAAAACGCGAGGCAACCTGGAACGCCACCCGCTCCTTCGAGGATTTGCACGCTTTGCGTCGGGCCTTGCGGCGGCTGCGCTATGCACGAGAATACCTGGAGCAAGATGTGGAAGACCTCAAGGCTTTGCAAGAGGCCCTGGGCCAGTTGAACGACGCTGAAGTAGCCTTGCGTCACCTAGAGGAGTTCGAGGCTGCGGGTGGGCGAGCCGCGCCCAGCTACCGGAAGCTCCTCGAGACCCAGCGCGAGAAGGGGCTGGCTGCCGCCCGCGAGCTATTGGTTAAGGGATAA
- a CDS encoding VOC family protein — translation MIQGLDHVQLAMPHGEETQARAFYAELLELTEIPKPQKLLHRGGVWFKLADNRELHLGIEEPFQPAKKAHPAFVVTEIRRLARRLEKAGYPVQWDEMIPGCRRFYTTDPFGNRLEFLEFIP, via the coding sequence ATGATCCAGGGGTTGGATCATGTTCAACTAGCCATGCCGCACGGCGAAGAGACCCAGGCTCGGGCGTTTTACGCAGAACTGCTCGAGCTAACAGAGATCCCCAAACCGCAAAAACTCCTCCACCGAGGAGGTGTCTGGTTCAAACTCGCGGATAACCGGGAGCTTCACTTAGGGATCGAAGAGCCTTTCCAACCGGCCAAAAAAGCCCACCCCGCCTTCGTGGTGACCGAGATTCGAAGGCTAGCCCGACGCCTGGAGAAGGCCGGATACCCGGTGCAGTGGGATGAAATGATCCCGGGTTGCAGAAGGTTTTACACCACCGACCCGTTTGGGAATCGGCTGGAGTTCTTGGAGTTTATCCCTTAA
- a CDS encoding enoyl-CoA hydratase/isomerase family protein, with translation MSVLTRDHGSLRILTLNDPQRRNPLSPEMVSGLLKALEAAEQEPSVRALILTGAGSAFSAGADLEFLKTVTTAGAEANYAHSRELMRLFHRVYTFPKPTIAAIQGPAVAGGAGLATACDLAVLSETARIGYTEVKIGFVAALVGVILVRNVGEKHAKELLLTGKLVSAREAYRMGLVNRVVPQEQVLDEALGLAEEVIAGAPTSLALTKELLHALPGMGLEDGFRLATIANAWVRETSDLAEGIAAFFEKRAPKFGV, from the coding sequence ATGAGCGTGCTAACCCGCGATCACGGTAGCCTCCGCATCCTCACCCTGAATGACCCCCAACGCCGTAACCCACTCTCGCCCGAGATGGTCTCAGGGCTCCTCAAAGCGCTCGAGGCCGCTGAGCAGGAACCCTCGGTACGGGCGCTGATTCTGACCGGGGCCGGTTCGGCTTTTAGTGCGGGGGCCGACCTGGAATTCCTCAAAACCGTCACTACCGCGGGGGCCGAGGCCAACTATGCCCACTCGAGAGAACTCATGCGCCTTTTCCACCGGGTCTATACTTTTCCCAAGCCCACCATAGCAGCCATCCAGGGTCCGGCAGTGGCAGGCGGGGCGGGCCTGGCGACCGCCTGTGACCTGGCGGTGTTGAGCGAGACCGCCCGTATCGGCTACACCGAGGTCAAGATCGGATTCGTGGCGGCTTTGGTAGGGGTTATTCTGGTGCGGAACGTGGGGGAAAAACACGCCAAGGAACTGCTGCTGACCGGAAAACTCGTCTCGGCGAGGGAAGCCTACCGGATGGGCCTGGTGAACCGGGTCGTACCTCAGGAACAAGTCCTGGATGAAGCCTTGGGACTGGCCGAGGAGGTCATCGCGGGCGCGCCCACCTCGCTCGCGCTCACCAAAGAACTCCTCCATGCCCTGCCGGGAATGGGGCTCGAGGACGGCTTCCGGCTGGCGACAATCGCCAACGCTTGGGTGCGCGAGACCAGCGATCTGGCCGAAGGAATCGCGGCTTTCTTCGAAAAGCGGGCACCGAAGTTTGGGGTATAG
- a CDS encoding sulfatase, with product MRWTGMVVAGLLLTGWALWVLGQRVQAQATPKPNIIFILTDDEDVGIHAFMPKTKALLHDQGTTFSNFFVTYSLCCPSRASILTGQYPHNTHIEGNRPPQGGFLKAYQTGLEANTVAVWLQQAGYHTLLAGKYLNGYGQDNPRRAQRQGLNLPDPTYVPPGWTEWYAGVGNAPYQDYNYSLNENGQLVRYGSSPEDYLTDVIARKAVQAITNATREGKPFFLYLAPFTPHAPANFAPRHASLFKDAELPRPPNFDEADVSDKPPLLRRLPRLSERELARMRELYVKRLRSLQAIDDLVESIVQALRQNGQLANTYIVYTSDNGFHMGNHRMPQGKNMPYEEDIRVPLVVRGPGVPAGKTVNELALNIDLAPTFAKIAGLEVPPSCDGRSLLPLLRGQIPTVWRQSFMVQRGEGAEAQSEDGDGRDRAGAFSALRTAAYTFVQWGSGDRELYDLKADPYQLQNLASKADPVLIQRLSTRLSELSKCRGDECRRVEELPIGTP from the coding sequence ATGCGTTGGACTGGGATGGTCGTCGCTGGATTGTTGCTTACGGGGTGGGCTCTTTGGGTTTTGGGACAAAGGGTTCAGGCTCAGGCAACCCCCAAACCCAACATCATCTTTATCCTCACCGACGACGAAGACGTGGGCATCCACGCCTTCATGCCTAAGACCAAAGCCCTGTTGCACGACCAGGGCACCACGTTCTCCAACTTTTTCGTGACCTACTCCCTGTGCTGCCCTAGCCGGGCCTCCATTCTTACCGGGCAGTACCCGCACAACACCCACATCGAGGGCAACCGCCCACCCCAGGGGGGCTTTCTCAAGGCCTACCAGACCGGGCTCGAGGCCAACACCGTTGCGGTCTGGCTGCAACAGGCCGGTTACCACACCCTGCTGGCGGGAAAGTACCTCAACGGCTACGGGCAAGACAATCCTCGCCGCGCCCAGCGCCAGGGGCTGAACCTGCCCGATCCCACCTATGTCCCGCCCGGCTGGACCGAGTGGTACGCCGGGGTAGGTAATGCACCTTACCAGGACTACAACTATTCGCTCAACGAGAATGGCCAGCTGGTGCGCTATGGCAGCAGCCCCGAGGATTACCTCACCGACGTGATCGCGCGCAAGGCAGTGCAGGCGATCACTAACGCCACCCGGGAGGGTAAGCCCTTTTTCCTCTACCTAGCCCCCTTCACCCCCCACGCTCCGGCCAACTTCGCCCCTCGCCATGCGAGCCTCTTCAAAGACGCCGAGCTGCCCCGCCCGCCCAACTTTGACGAAGCCGACGTGAGCGACAAGCCTCCCCTCCTGCGCCGACTCCCGCGCTTGAGTGAGCGCGAATTGGCCAGAATGCGGGAGCTATATGTCAAGCGGCTGCGCTCCTTACAAGCCATTGATGACCTGGTGGAGAGTATAGTGCAGGCACTAAGGCAAAACGGGCAACTCGCCAACACCTATATCGTCTACACCTCCGACAACGGCTTCCACATGGGCAACCACCGTATGCCCCAGGGTAAAAATATGCCTTATGAGGAAGATATCCGGGTACCGCTGGTGGTGCGCGGGCCAGGGGTTCCGGCAGGCAAGACGGTTAATGAGTTGGCTCTCAACATCGACTTGGCGCCCACTTTCGCGAAAATTGCCGGGCTCGAAGTGCCCCCGTCCTGCGACGGGCGCTCTCTCTTGCCCTTACTGCGGGGCCAGATCCCCACGGTTTGGCGCCAGAGCTTCATGGTGCAGCGAGGTGAGGGGGCCGAGGCGCAGTCTGAAGACGGCGATGGTCGGGACCGGGCGGGGGCCTTCAGCGCCCTCCGTACGGCGGCTTACACCTTTGTTCAGTGGGGTAGCGGCGACCGCGAGCTTTACGACCTGAAGGCCGATCCCTACCAGCTCCAGAATCTCGCCAGCAAAGCTGACCCGGTCTTGATCCAGCGTCTTTCCACCCGGCTGAGCGAGTTGTCTAAGTGCAGGGGGGACGAGTGCCGCCGTGTGGAGGAGCTTCCCATAGGGACGCCCTAA
- the infC gene encoding translation initiation factor IF-3: MKDVPINERIRVRQVRLIDEEGNQVGVVDTREALRMAQEREYDLVLVSPNAVPPVARLLDYGKWRYEQQQAEKEARKKAKRTEVKSIKFRPKIDEHDYQTKLGHVRRFLEEGHKVKITIMFRGREMAHPELGSRILERAVADLGPAAVVELKPEMAGRDMNMVIAPAGKAQAAS; encoded by the coding sequence ATAAAGGACGTACCCATCAACGAACGGATCCGGGTTCGCCAGGTGCGGCTCATTGACGAAGAAGGCAACCAGGTGGGGGTGGTGGACACCCGCGAGGCGCTGCGCATGGCGCAAGAGCGCGAGTACGACCTGGTGCTGGTGAGCCCCAACGCGGTGCCGCCGGTGGCGCGGCTTCTCGATTACGGTAAGTGGCGCTACGAGCAGCAACAAGCCGAAAAGGAAGCCCGCAAAAAGGCCAAGCGCACCGAGGTCAAGAGCATCAAGTTCCGCCCCAAGATTGACGAGCATGACTACCAGACCAAACTGGGGCACGTCAGGCGCTTCTTGGAGGAGGGACACAAGGTCAAGATCACCATCATGTTCCGGGGCCGTGAGATGGCCCACCCCGAGCTGGGCTCGAGGATCCTCGAGCGGGCCGTGGCCGACTTGGGGCCCGCCGCCGTGGTGGAACTCAAGCCCGAAATGGCTGGGCGCGACATGAACATGGTGATCGCCCCTGCTGGAAAGGCCCAGGCCGCCTCGTAA
- a CDS encoding IS256 family transposase codes for MGKRTKVAASPIGEHLEARSSSPTWETLRDWLRGKIRELMQGLLEEEVTEFLGRARYERRAAVDACGYRNGYGKPRKLTTSMGTIEVRRPRVRGVEERFESRILPLFARRTREVSELLPELYLHGLAEGDFDLALRGLLGEEAALSARTVARLKERWQAEWEAWRTQRLDDRAVVYLWVDGVYVKAGLERERAALLVAIAALSDGRKVVVAVVPGYRESVESWSEVLRDLRERGMNAPRLVIGDGHLGIWGALRNVWPEADEQRCWNHKVLNVLEQLPRHQQAVAKPMLGAIAYAPTRAEAERKGKEFEAWCHRHGYGKAAQTLGRDWERMVTFYRYPKEHWRHLRTTNVIESPFAALRLRTDAAKRFKKVERATAVIWKMLMVAQKRFRRLNAPELLAKVHAGVRYEDGIEVTQEEVAA; via the coding sequence ATGGGGAAGCGTACCAAAGTGGCTGCTTCGCCGATAGGCGAACACCTTGAGGCCCGTTCGTCATCTCCCACCTGGGAGACGTTGCGGGATTGGCTGAGGGGGAAGATCCGGGAGTTGATGCAGGGGCTGCTGGAGGAGGAAGTGACGGAATTTCTGGGCCGTGCCCGGTATGAGAGGCGGGCGGCCGTCGATGCGTGCGGTTACCGCAACGGCTACGGCAAGCCGCGGAAGCTGACGACCTCCATGGGCACCATCGAGGTGCGGCGGCCCCGGGTCCGGGGGGTGGAGGAGCGGTTCGAGAGCCGGATTCTCCCCCTGTTCGCCCGGCGCACGAGGGAGGTCTCGGAGCTGTTGCCCGAGCTGTACCTGCACGGGCTGGCCGAGGGCGACTTCGACCTGGCCCTGCGGGGGCTGCTCGGAGAGGAGGCGGCGCTTTCGGCCCGGACGGTAGCCCGCCTGAAGGAGCGGTGGCAGGCGGAGTGGGAGGCCTGGCGCACGCAGCGGCTGGACGACCGGGCGGTGGTCTACCTGTGGGTGGACGGGGTGTACGTGAAGGCGGGCTTGGAGCGCGAGCGGGCGGCGCTCTTGGTGGCCATCGCCGCCTTGTCGGATGGCCGCAAGGTGGTGGTGGCGGTCGTACCCGGGTACCGGGAGTCGGTGGAGAGCTGGTCGGAAGTGCTGCGGGACCTGCGGGAGCGGGGGATGAACGCGCCGCGGCTGGTGATCGGGGACGGGCACCTGGGGATCTGGGGGGCACTGCGCAACGTGTGGCCGGAGGCCGACGAGCAGCGGTGCTGGAACCACAAGGTGCTCAATGTGCTGGAGCAGTTGCCGCGCCACCAGCAGGCCGTGGCCAAGCCCATGCTGGGGGCCATCGCCTACGCGCCGACCCGGGCGGAGGCGGAACGGAAGGGCAAGGAGTTCGAGGCCTGGTGTCACCGGCACGGCTACGGCAAGGCGGCGCAGACGCTGGGGCGGGACTGGGAGCGGATGGTGACCTTCTACCGGTACCCCAAGGAGCACTGGCGCCACCTGCGGACCACGAACGTGATCGAATCGCCCTTCGCCGCACTGCGGCTGCGGACGGATGCGGCCAAGCGGTTCAAGAAGGTGGAACGGGCCACGGCAGTGATCTGGAAGATGCTGATGGTGGCCCAAAAGAGGTTCCGGCGGTTGAATGCCCCGGAGTTGCTGGCCAAGGTCCACGCCGGGGTGCGCTACGAGGACGGCATCGAGGTCACCCAGGAGGAGGTCGCTGCCTGA
- the rpmI gene encoding 50S ribosomal protein L35 has protein sequence MPKMKTHKGAKDRVKVTASGKVIAKRPGKRHLNWHKSGSSIRSKGRSFTFSKGEAERVKVLLPYE, from the coding sequence ATGCCGAAGATGAAGACCCACAAGGGCGCCAAGGACCGTGTCAAAGTGACGGCCAGTGGCAAAGTCATCGCCAAGCGGCCCGGCAAACGCCACCTCAACTGGCACAAGTCGGGCAGCTCAATCCGCAGCAAGGGCCGCAGCTTCACCTTCTCCAAGGGCGAGGCCGAGCGTGTGAAAGTGCTTCTTCCCTACGAGTAA
- the rplT gene encoding 50S ribosomal protein L20, with protein sequence MPRAKTGVVRRRKHKKILKLAKGFWGLRSKTVRKARETLFSGAMRSFNDRREKKNEYRKLWIVRINAAVRQHGMSYSVFMGGLKKAGIEIDRKLLADLAVREPEAFAQLVAKAKGA encoded by the coding sequence ATGCCACGCGCTAAAACCGGAGTGGTCCGCCGCCGCAAGCACAAAAAGATCCTGAAGCTCGCCAAGGGCTTCTGGGGTCTGCGTTCCAAGACCGTCCGCAAGGCCCGCGAAACCCTTTTCAGCGGGGCCATGCGCTCCTTCAACGACCGCCGCGAGAAGAAGAACGAGTACCGCAAGCTGTGGATCGTGCGCATCAACGCCGCAGTCCGCCAGCACGGGATGAGCTATTCGGTCTTCATGGGCGGGCTCAAGAAGGCCGGGATCGAAATAGACCGCAAGCTCCTGGCCGACCTGGCTGTGCGTGAGCCGGAGGCTTTCGCTCAGCTCGTCGCCAAGGCTAAAGGCGCATAG
- a CDS encoding glycerol-3-phosphate acyltransferase, whose product MVVVLAILAYLIGSLPLGYWLVRRLTGKDPRQASAYNLGLENAIRLLGAWPIFLAFAADFLKGFVAVYLARFTAAGFETGLLLAFVAYLGHLYPLPRWTQKTPLRGRGAGILLGILAALSNVGMPYLLALIPLAVALVLYAVLGYASLAALSVPLVTTLIAFAQPIALWGKLAGLGLALLALWRYKENLGRILEGTEPKLGEPLPLPSEKQAVCAFMIHPLTVEDLFQSPRFRWARPLVDWGVLPQAWIERLAEAFHPMKVGELRGIQTTDGREIRCYLISVPLLPHQITGHPELATRKAIQGARLAQELGAEVVGLGAFWSVVGDKGKAVQEAVPEIQVTNGGAYTSGTVRAAIPGILAHYSQSGRDLREITAAVVGANGVVAFGIARQIAPLVGKLILVGRNMERLEKSAESLRKNLERKGQTPHLVTTTDISAIREADLIFTATSDPKAVIRPEHVKPGAWIYDEGVPPDVDEDVKKIPGVRVIPGGVVRPPGNMTGNLDLHFGQGAVPACLAETMILAAERAYDRKSLGGETKSENIQFFVERAEALGFKVVD is encoded by the coding sequence GTGGTCGTCGTTTTAGCCATTCTGGCATACCTGATTGGTTCCTTACCCTTAGGGTACTGGTTGGTGCGCCGCCTCACCGGGAAAGACCCCCGGCAGGCCTCGGCCTATAATCTGGGGCTCGAGAACGCTATCCGCCTCTTGGGGGCCTGGCCCATCTTCCTGGCTTTCGCCGCGGATTTCCTCAAGGGCTTTGTGGCGGTGTACCTAGCCCGCTTCACCGCCGCGGGATTCGAGACCGGGCTGCTCTTGGCTTTTGTGGCCTACTTGGGCCACCTCTACCCGCTCCCCCGTTGGACCCAAAAGACGCCGCTGCGGGGGCGCGGGGCGGGCATCTTGCTAGGTATTCTGGCGGCCCTCTCCAACGTGGGGATGCCTTACCTGCTGGCCCTGATCCCCCTGGCGGTGGCGTTGGTCTTGTATGCGGTATTGGGCTATGCTTCGCTAGCGGCGCTATCGGTTCCGTTAGTGACCACGCTGATCGCCTTTGCTCAGCCGATCGCCCTGTGGGGTAAGTTGGCGGGCTTGGGGCTCGCCCTTTTGGCCCTGTGGCGGTACAAGGAGAACCTGGGGAGGATCCTCGAGGGCACCGAACCCAAGCTGGGCGAACCGCTACCCTTGCCCTCAGAGAAACAGGCGGTGTGCGCCTTCATGATCCACCCCCTCACCGTCGAGGATCTCTTTCAAAGCCCCCGCTTCCGCTGGGCCAGGCCTCTGGTGGATTGGGGGGTGCTTCCGCAGGCTTGGATCGAGCGCCTGGCGGAAGCCTTTCACCCCATGAAGGTAGGCGAACTGCGCGGTATACAGACTACCGACGGGCGGGAGATCCGCTGCTATCTCATTTCGGTTCCGCTCCTGCCGCACCAGATCACCGGCCATCCCGAGCTCGCCACCCGCAAAGCCATCCAGGGGGCCCGGCTGGCCCAGGAGCTGGGGGCTGAGGTAGTCGGGCTGGGAGCTTTTTGGAGCGTGGTGGGGGATAAGGGAAAGGCCGTGCAGGAAGCCGTGCCCGAGATCCAGGTGACCAACGGCGGGGCCTACACCTCCGGTACCGTGCGGGCCGCGATCCCGGGTATCCTCGCGCACTATAGCCAGTCTGGGCGCGACCTGCGCGAGATCACCGCCGCCGTGGTGGGGGCCAACGGGGTGGTGGCCTTCGGCATCGCCCGGCAGATCGCCCCGCTGGTGGGAAAGCTGATCCTGGTCGGGCGGAACATGGAGCGGCTGGAGAAAAGTGCGGAGAGTTTGCGGAAGAACCTCGAGCGCAAGGGCCAGACCCCCCACCTCGTCACCACTACCGATATCTCGGCTATCCGCGAGGCCGACCTGATTTTCACCGCCACCTCTGACCCTAAAGCCGTGATCCGGCCTGAGCACGTCAAGCCCGGAGCCTGGATCTACGACGAGGGCGTGCCGCCCGACGTGGACGAGGACGTAAAAAAGATTCCCGGCGTGCGGGTGATCCCTGGCGGGGTGGTGCGGCCCCCCGGCAACATGACCGGCAACCTCGATCTGCATTTTGGCCAGGGGGCGGTCCCGGCCTGCCTAGCCGAGACCATGATCTTGGCTGCTGAGCGGGCCTACGACCGCAAGAGCCTGGGGGGGGAGACCAAAAGCGAGAACATTCAGTTCTTTGTGGAGCGGGCCGAGGCGCTGGGGTTCAAGGTGGTAGACTGA
- the mqnB gene encoding futalosine hydrolase, whose protein sequence is MPPNPSWLLLSPTRFEAAFLKGKPFTWKGRAGRRGKGWVWLESGIGKANTAMTLAAYAQRHKVERAVLFGIAGAYEESGLDLGDVALASEEVQADLGVKDGGMKGMGFPTLTVEGPRHFHNRFPLDKALSSDLAKRLDVPLKRFLTRDLVCETPAEARALAKKWEADLENMEGAAFAQACLWLGIQGAELRAVSNLAGIRDKTQWRVRLAVEALEARVLELLT, encoded by the coding sequence GTGCCGCCGAACCCATCCTGGCTACTCCTTAGCCCCACCCGCTTTGAGGCGGCTTTTCTCAAGGGCAAGCCCTTCACCTGGAAGGGCCGGGCCGGGCGAAGGGGGAAGGGATGGGTGTGGCTCGAGTCGGGCATCGGCAAAGCCAACACCGCCATGACCCTGGCTGCCTACGCCCAGCGGCACAAGGTCGAGCGGGCAGTGCTATTTGGGATCGCGGGCGCTTACGAGGAATCGGGGTTAGACCTGGGCGACGTGGCGCTGGCCTCCGAGGAAGTCCAGGCGGATTTGGGGGTCAAAGATGGCGGGATGAAGGGGATGGGGTTTCCCACGCTAACCGTAGAGGGCCCCCGGCACTTTCATAACCGGTTCCCGCTGGATAAAGCGCTCTCGTCCGATCTCGCCAAACGGCTGGACGTTCCGCTCAAACGCTTCCTCACCCGCGACCTAGTCTGCGAAACCCCTGCCGAAGCCCGTGCGCTCGCCAAAAAGTGGGAGGCCGACCTGGAGAACATGGAGGGAGCGGCCTTCGCCCAAGCCTGCTTGTGGCTGGGGATTCAGGGGGCGGAACTCCGCGCGGTGTCGAACTTGGCAGGCATCCGCGACAAGACCCAGTGGCGGGTTCGGCTGGCGGTGGAGGCGCTCGAGGCTCGGGTGCTCGAGCTTCTTACGTGA
- a CDS encoding acetyl-CoA hydrolase/transferase family protein, translating into MNATRTGKALRQSEVSQLYRSKLVSLETAAEFIQSNSRVFVSGNAATPTPLLEALAARKDELQNVELVHVLQLGPDPFLAPEMEGHFRRRSLFVGPADREAVNTGRADYVPISLHQVPWLFKRGVLPLDFALVQVSPPDEFGFVSLGVEIIAAKAAVESARKVIALVNPQMPRTLGDTFIHVSKFAAFVEVDMPLPILPRDPFGEVEAQIGKYVADLIDDGCTLQMGIGAIPDAVLANLQGRQDLGIHTEMISDGVMEALERGLVTGIKKTLLPGKVVGTFVLGSERLYRFVHNNPLFEMRPADWVNNPFNVARNDKMIAINSALEVDLTGQVCADSIGTRIYSGFGGQLDFIRGAAASNGGKPIIALPSTSKQGTLSRIVPLLKPGAGVVTTRADVHYVVTEYGVAELFGKSLRERAQALIEIAHPNFREELAKAAFERGLFPKSYPGSTTA; encoded by the coding sequence ATGAACGCTACCCGTACCGGGAAAGCTCTCCGGCAAAGTGAGGTCAGCCAGCTATATCGCTCCAAACTAGTCAGCCTCGAGACCGCTGCCGAGTTCATCCAAAGCAACTCGAGGGTCTTTGTCTCCGGGAACGCCGCCACCCCCACCCCGCTTTTGGAAGCCTTGGCGGCCCGCAAGGACGAGCTACAAAACGTTGAGCTAGTCCACGTACTTCAGCTCGGGCCGGACCCCTTTTTGGCCCCCGAGATGGAAGGCCACTTTCGCCGCCGCTCACTCTTCGTCGGCCCTGCTGACCGAGAGGCGGTGAACACGGGCCGGGCGGATTACGTGCCGATCTCCTTGCACCAAGTCCCCTGGCTGTTCAAGCGCGGTGTGCTGCCACTGGATTTCGCACTGGTGCAGGTATCGCCGCCTGACGAGTTTGGCTTCGTAAGCCTGGGGGTGGAGATCATCGCCGCTAAAGCAGCCGTCGAGAGCGCCAGGAAAGTCATCGCCTTAGTCAATCCGCAGATGCCTCGCACCCTAGGGGATACCTTCATCCATGTCTCGAAGTTCGCGGCCTTCGTGGAAGTGGATATGCCCCTGCCCATCTTGCCGCGTGACCCCTTCGGCGAGGTCGAAGCCCAAATCGGCAAGTACGTGGCTGACCTAATTGACGACGGCTGCACCCTCCAGATGGGTATCGGGGCCATCCCCGACGCGGTGCTGGCCAACCTCCAGGGCCGCCAAGATCTGGGCATCCACACCGAGATGATCTCCGACGGGGTGATGGAAGCGCTCGAGCGCGGGTTGGTGACAGGGATCAAAAAGACCCTGCTGCCGGGCAAGGTGGTGGGAACTTTCGTGCTGGGCTCCGAGCGGCTGTACCGCTTCGTGCACAACAACCCGCTTTTCGAGATGCGCCCCGCCGACTGGGTCAACAACCCCTTCAACGTGGCCCGTAATGATAAGATGATCGCCATCAACTCGGCCTTGGAAGTAGACCTCACCGGGCAGGTCTGTGCGGACTCCATCGGGACGCGAATCTACTCCGGCTTCGGCGGGCAGCTCGATTTCATCCGGGGTGCGGCGGCCAGCAACGGAGGCAAGCCGATCATCGCGCTTCCTTCCACGAGCAAACAGGGGACGCTCTCGCGGATCGTCCCGCTACTCAAGCCTGGGGCCGGGGTGGTGACCACCCGCGCCGACGTGCACTACGTGGTGACCGAGTACGGGGTAGCTGAACTCTTCGGTAAGTCCCTGCGGGAGCGGGCCCAGGCGCTTATCGAGATCGCCCATCCTAACTTCCGCGAGGAGCTTGCCAAGGCCGCCTTCGAACGGGGCCTGTTCCCCAAAAGCTACCCAGGATCCACGACCGCCTAA
- a CDS encoding DUF502 domain-containing protein translates to MKLQRYLVTGLLALLPLAVTIYVLVWVYNSSAGIITRLLEFIRIQPSGWLLPLLPVLGILVALLLILVIGLLAGNYVGRVLIGVIDRSMKSIPLVREVYNAVQQISQTLLGQPEVQFQRAALIEYPRKGLYTLCFVANPNVGYRLPPLPEGFTVVLVPTSPVPASGMAIIVPTEDVIPLEISIEDALKYVVSGGFILPPEKAHQLKATSSPGRPMV, encoded by the coding sequence GTGAAACTCCAGCGCTATCTCGTCACCGGATTACTGGCCCTGCTGCCGCTGGCGGTCACCATTTACGTATTAGTATGGGTCTACAACTCCTCGGCGGGGATTATCACCCGGTTGCTCGAGTTCATCCGGATCCAACCCTCCGGCTGGCTCTTGCCGCTGCTACCCGTCCTGGGGATCCTGGTTGCCCTGCTTTTGATCTTGGTGATTGGGCTCTTGGCGGGGAATTATGTGGGGCGGGTACTGATCGGGGTGATTGATCGCAGCATGAAGTCCATCCCGCTGGTGCGGGAGGTCTACAACGCTGTACAGCAAATCTCCCAAACCCTCCTGGGCCAGCCTGAGGTGCAGTTTCAACGGGCTGCCCTCATCGAGTATCCCCGCAAGGGGCTGTACACGCTGTGTTTCGTGGCCAACCCCAACGTGGGCTACAGGCTACCCCCGCTGCCCGAGGGCTTCACCGTGGTGCTGGTGCCCACCAGCCCGGTTCCGGCTTCGGGCATGGCCATCATCGTACCCACCGAGGACGTGATCCCGCTCGAGATCAGCATCGAGGACGCTCTTAAGTACGTAGTATCAGGGGGGTTTATTCTTCCCCCCGAAAAAGCCCACCAGCTCAAAGCTACTTCAAGCCCTGGGCGTCCAATGGTTTGA